Below is a genomic region from Haliotis asinina isolate JCU_RB_2024 chromosome 14, JCU_Hal_asi_v2, whole genome shotgun sequence.
AATAAGTGGAAACTCAACACATTTCCCACTCCGAACACATTCAGTCGCTCCCCTACTAACCGCTCCTTCGATTTAAACTAATATAAGCGATATCAGAAATACATTCTGAATGCACAAACTTCATTATTCCAAAGTGAGGATGGTTCACATGTGGGATCGGGAAAAGTGTACGATTTTTATAAGATTTTATTGTTTCGTCCTCCATGCCGTATGGTCCTGTTTCAGCTTTGTATTACCCATTTAATGTCTGAATACAGTGCACACTCGGTGTCATTCCCTCAGGTATATTTGTACACAATATCAGGTGCATTTGTAATTCAGTTCAACATCACGCATACTTTACAGCATGTTGAATGGATAACTGTTGAATGAAGGGCGCTGTTccacacagagattacatcgcTTCAGCTGTTCGgaatcaccttagcgctaagatcgtttAATAGAACGGGTCCTCGAATCAGTTCTTCACCCTATCTATGGGGTCCTTGCCCAGGTAGACCAGTATAATCCAGAGGGACACCCCTTGCCTTTGCACCCAAGGTATTCACGAAGTGTTTCCTCTCGTGAGCCAGATTTTACTGATGCTTCTTTGATTTAGGTTGCTGTTTAACACGTCATTTCTATTTCACAATATTTATGACTGATTATTCTGCGACTGTGTCGTATTTTCTCACGGATACTTAATAGTAATTCATTCCGTAAGCCAAAGGAGAAATATACCCTGAAAATAGGAAACCATATGGGTATATATAAACTCTGATGAAACTACACTGACTATGCTATTTAGGGCCATGTCGTTTCACTTTCTACATCCTATTTCGGAAAAAATCTATAATTTTGCAGTTAAGGGGGAGATAATAAAAGCGTTACAAGTCAGGTTTGTCTTTGTTGAAATGACAGTGCGAGCGAATACATCAACAGCGGAGGCGGTCCGAATGCGGATGACGAGGTGATAAAGATGAGAATTGTCTCCCGTGAAGCAGTTCTAGGTGGCGCTCTGACTGTAAATTGACACCTTGTTATTGCTTTGGAGGCTTTTACACGTTTTCTCGTATTTACAGACTATTCATTGAAGTATTTCAGGTTACAAGATGGAAAAACAAGCCGAAGGTAAATTACTTTATCAAATTACATTATTATGTCAGTGCGTCAACccataattttgtaaatacttgTCGGTGTTGCCTAAGCAGATTGATCAAACAAGAATGTCGAAATATTTTGATGTTCGACGTTTCACTTTCACTGTAGATGTACGTCGCTTTTGCATTGCTCTTTGAAGGATTTCTTGTTAAAATTAATAAAGTATAGAATTACTCGATTTGACGACTCCGTTTTGTGTAAAACTGTTTTGGTCTCGAGAATATGTAAATTCAAAGACATGGGGAGCAAATTATTTGGCAACAATACTGATAGTgacaaaaaggaaaacaatattttgttcatgtaacatgtgtgtgtgcgtgcgtgcgagtgtGTAATCATGACGGCCCTTTGTTGGTCTTGATGTCACTGAAAttcattttgatatttaaaCAAGTTTTCATTCTAAGTCCGTTTTGTTGTCAAATGAAACATCATGGTAGATGATACTGCCTTCCATTATGGTATATTCATTACATTGGAATCGGCACATGAAagtccggtgtagaataggcattcagcaacccatgcttaccataaaaggcaactatgcttgtcataagatgtgagtaacaggattgggtggtcagactcgctgtcttggttggcatgtcatcagttcccagttgcgcagatcgatgcttatgttgttgatcactggattgtctggtccaggcagttatttacaaaccgccgccatatagctgaaaaatggctgagtgaggcataaaaataaactcgaTCACTAACATTGGAATCTCCATTCATTAATCACACAGGTAGCAAATAAGTTATAGCAAATAAGGCAAAGCTAATTTTCAAGATAATATTTCCAAGTAGATATCACTAATGTTGATGATGATTGTGCTTTATCAGTTTTAACAGTATCAAATGAAGGCCACTATATCTGTGTTATTATTAACGTTCTGAACATGCTGAAAACGAAAAATATACTGTTTTAGAGCTCAACAGGCACCTTATGCTGAATTATGAATATGATATTGTTTCACAGCTGAAAATGCACCACCTACCTATACTGAAGCAATGGTAGATGTGCCACCTCAGTACCCCATGAACCCAGGGTACCCAGCCCAGGGGCAGCCTGTACAAGGCTACGCTCAGTACCCGGTTTACCAGCAGGGATATGGGAACCCCCCTGTCATGCAGTATGGCAACAATGTCACAACTGTTGTAAGTAGAATACATGTACTATTATATGTACTAGTTAATCACAATCTATTCTTAAAACATTCGTTGCCCTACGagcttcttaagcccattcttaacacaatgGCTATGATTAAAGTTAAGATCTTTTACTGAATCTGGTCGACCCTTGAAGATCAGCATTTaaattggtcttcatcaacccatgctggTCATGAGAAGCCACAaccaggattggatggtcagactcgtcggcttggttgacatgtcattgtatccctattgcgcagatcgatgttcatgctattgttcatttgattgtctggtccagactcgactgtttacagactTGACACAGGCCAACCACACACATGCCTCTACCATGACACAACACATGTCAACCATTAACACATCTCTATCTCGACACAGGCCATACCTGTCAACCTTCAACACATTTCTATCTTGACACATCAACCTTCAACACATCTTTGTCATGACAGAGGTCAACCGTAAATACATCTCTAGCTTGACATGCCATCCTTATGCTTCAGATCCAAACCCAGCCCATGATTCAGGGTGGTCAGAATGCAACCCCACCCCAAGACCATATGTGTGGGGCCATCTTTGTCACCTTGTGCTGTTTCTGGCCCACAGGCATCATTGCCATCATGAAAGCTAACGATGTGAGTATTAGAACTgacacttgagtttcatgttcaAGGTTCAACTAGACGAATGATCAACTCCCAATATATCAACTTACTGGCATTCGGGGAAAAAAAATCAGTAACACCATAAGTTATATGCTTCTGTCGAGGGAAATGCAGTCAGATGTACGCCATTTGTAGCAGTGTCACCCAAGCCAGTAGGCAACAAAAAGACGTACATCATGCCATGTGACCAAGGGAGAAGCATACAATATATTTGTCATGTGCCATGTTAAATGTAAaaaaattcattttattttattttgaagatcGATACTGATTATACGGCATGTAAAACAAAATGGCATCTGAATCTCAACTGGatttttaaaatcagtgaaacatattctgacaaacTGCAATAGAAGTGGTTAGTTATGTTAGTTGAGGGtgcaaatatgaaatatgtaaaatagTTTAAAGAAAGCAGTGTAAATCTGTAAAATAAATCTGTACTTAGTGAATGGGACCAGATTCTGGTGCTGATGTTGAAAACATGCCGGATTGGAGGGCTACAGGTTTCTAGGGCTTCCACTCTATGTAAATTCAACTTCACTCAATTATGTTGACAGGCTCGATGTGCGATGGCTCGAGGTGACCTGGTTTCTGCAAACCTGGCTGCCAAGTCCTCCAAACAGAtgatcaacatcagcatcatcGTTGGGATCATCGTCCTCATCGTATGCGGTCTCATCTTGGGTCTGTACATCGGACTTGTCCTCACCCATCTGTACTAGTGGGACGTCCAATctgtaaacaatattttgtggTTAAAATTACCTGAGTGCCATTAACTTTCAAGGCTGCTCAAGCAAGATTTTTTTATCTTCACCCAAAGTCTAGTTAGATTTCAGATTTTGTTGAACCACCCACGTCCTATTTTTCAAAGTCATGTAATTAGAACCACAAAATTTTGATTTTACTTGTTACCTTGGAAACTGAGTTTTCATTTGCGCTATTCGATAGCTATAAGTTAAGAGCAGGACCtagtaaaacaaaaacaagggaATTCCATGCAAAAACTGCATCTATGTGCAGGCTCTTTGatatacacaatgtcatgtgGTGGGGATTGATTGGTTCAAAGACCAACTTGCTTCACACACTATGTTCTCATTGTCATATGCAAGATCTGAATAATCTCCCACTATCCGAGATTGAACTACATACATTGTTACCAATATCACTTCCCTATTGACAGTGTGCCAGTGGCTACTGAGAACTTTCAGAGGATGTATTAAATTACATACAGAAGAAGACTTTCAGGTTATCATCTATCAGTGCCTGGTAGACTCAGTCAAATTGAGACACAGATTGTGAAGGTTGTTACATTTTGCAATGCAGAGTTGCATACCTTTCCTGAGTCAGGACCAGCTGATATATTCATATGACCAAGCCATTCTATTACATGCATTTCTATATTAACAAGCCGAAATGATATACAGCTGCATCAAAACCTGAAAAGTCACTGGAAAGGTTTTATTGTATTCTGGAGGTGTGTGACACACAAAAATGGCAACTATGTTAGGGTCCACTAGCCAAATATGAATTGAAAGGTAATTATGGGTGTGGTCATTCTTTATGATTGGGGTTAGGGTAGCATGAAGTAGGCGTTGTAAGAGACATGACTCATTCCTAAAACTGATGTTCTGTTCATCTTCTGTAGTCAAGATCTGATGTGTACACACGTGTTGTACATTTAATGTCTCAACATTCTAcaattatattataatatgtaaagGAACTTAATGCTTTTGAGTATCAGTTAAGTGCATGCAACTTGTTACGCATTTTGGACATGTAGAAATCTCAAAACAATGAATGTGTTATTACTATTTTCCTAGAGCTGTGATATAAGTAGCACCAGTACATAAAATTTCTTTTATTGTAATATGCATAATGTTCATTATGATGTCACATGTTTTTGTGCAGGTTGTTTCATGTGTCTATCAGTTCTGTTGAGGATGTCATGTTCTTTTTGTTCTTTTGTAAATAGTTAATGTGCTTTCCTATACTCCGGACATAAAACTGCATTTAAATAAGTATTGTTGC
It encodes:
- the LOC137261530 gene encoding proline-rich transmembrane protein 1-like; the protein is MEKQAEAENAPPTYTEAMVDVPPQYPMNPGYPAQGQPVQGYAQYPVYQQGYGNPPVMQYGNNVTTVIQTQPMIQGGQNATPPQDHMCGAIFVTLCCFWPTGIIAIMKANDARCAMARGDLVSANLAAKSSKQMINISIIVGIIVLIVCGLILGLYIGLVLTHLY